The DNA segment AATCTCGCCTTTGAGAGTAGATATAAATTATTCATATTATAGACAAAATTTAATTTGGGACGAAGATAAGATTGACTAAATGATCGTAGCCAAATAAAATATAGTTGAGCTCCTAAAGTAGTACAGTAGGGGAGTATTCTTTCACAATAAGGACTTTAATTTTATGTGATTAATAGAAATATTTCACCCAAAATATATccccttttccttctttttcagctttttttattagtattattttttaaaacatatttgACATTGTGCATTGTCCTTTCACTTGTGGGTCTCTCTCATCAATAATAATGGCCAATGCCATTAGAGTAGGGCTGTTCAAACCGAGCCGAACTGATggcttattggcttattggtatcggattattGGGGTAATGGATGGTGAACGGATTGAGTTTTATAATTAACGACTTAACGATTTGAGGgaggattactcaattttcttattggGTAAAccattaacccgttaagaatttttatatttgtaCTTTTACTCCTATGTATATAAAATACTATTAAAACCCTAAATgactaaatccctaatttctagtTCTCAATAGAACTGTCGTCTGTATGTAGCTAACGGCATTGGCAGTCATCTTTGGCTTTTCATCAAGAAAagctactacaactaacaaagaCATTTGGCCGTTTGATATTGACAAAATTTTCTATTTGGTTTAGTCGATAACCCGCTCTATAACCGGCCGATAATCGTTAATCCAATACCAATCCGCCCATTGTCTTATTATATGGCTAAcggattactatatttataatccgataaccgataagccaaatcGTTAAGCGTAATTATCCACCCCATCCGCCCGATAAGTACCCCTATGTTAGAGTAATGTTTTACTAGTGTAATTGCTTTTTTTTTCTAGAATCAAATGAGAAAGAACCTCCTCTTCTCCCTTTGTCCAACTGCCAATGGTTTAAATATTCTCTTAATTACAACATATCAAACATTCATActcgaaaaataattttttttaattaaaacataTGAAAGAAAGCGTTCAAAGGCGTAGCCTCTCAACCAATGAAATAAAAGGACACCATGAGAGAGCAACGTTCAAATTCCAACACAAACCAAAAACACTTAAATAATGCAGTCTATTTTTCTAAGCCTTGATCAGAGTTGGGTcaggtgtacataggtcgggttggttcagatttttcaattatcaaaccaaattaATGGTATcagatttttaaatttataaaccaaaccaaaccaacaaagtcggatttttcaatctcgatttttctcgagTTTTTGAGTGTGTTTTTTTCGGTAAGACTTGATAGCACAAAATATATAACTTGTGCTTTAAATATTTCTTTAGTTCTAGTAGGATACAATAATATGAAATGAGTCATAACATTGTACTAATGTTACACCATGtacgtcccaaggtgacgtataatgaatataagacttgttaatcatgatttaaataagtttaaagtcataatataactatatatgatgtttggacaaaacacataaagtttggaaaaaatcggattaaagttgcggaaaacaCTGACTAAGAATTTACCCTAtaatagagctttttgagaaataaattttgtatactatatgagatctttttgggacatattatataccaaattgaaggtcttggaatgtagtttccaacgctcttaaccTTTTGTTTATACAATAtctggataaaaagatataagcgtcggaaaATGGGCGAATCAGAAGTGCCAAgttagcaccttttgacttttcaaaagttgatctctctctttattttacttAGAATCTGACCAGAGGCACCATAAGAAAACGgtccttgagctctctaatagcttcaaataatactaacatcccgggtacgaaatcgagaagcgataacatcagaacgatccctatgacgtaagtatcactatatcgcctctctttttctttgtagtttgagttttggaatgtatttaatagttattaaaattcctaatttatgtatttaagctttaaaatatcaagaaaaattgataaatttatttcttaaTAGTTAGACCTCACGGAATGGtaatcggaagccgtgagttcgagttatttgacttgtagtggactgttttgtgggctattTTGTATTGCTTTTGAGCTGtctattgtgctgctgatttatggagtttggaaggataaaaatagtgtggagaaatgccacatgtggtagggtagtaggttggtcgaTCGTCGTTGTAGTTGCAGGCTAATTGATAATttgttgattgggtgtattatggtatatttgggggttttgttgtattgaagatCCCGGattgtaattaggttggttttgagttgttgattatattatgtttgtatctcacctatagtaggcttgagggagcagtaaaatcagagGAAATGctacccgttttattttagaatcgagttatcgtttgagatacgtaatataTTACCGCCATCTAAATTGTACACGTATTTCTTTGCTATAGGGTTAGCGTGCTAGTTGTCAttagcttgttgttgagttgcattgacgacttgaggtatgttaaggctatcctttttttttctttttggcatgatccaaataatacaaacgaaacgagcaaaatacgcaacgttcataaataactctattcataaaaatactagaagtgtctatattcttgattttctatgtgaattattattatatcatctgttcatgggtcccagaaaaatacgtatttgataaagtttgtccgaaagaaatattaattttatgatattcgagaaatcttattaatgtatttcttatgcatttcatgcatttatacatgtacattgacccatgaccataaggcgttatatacgcgtatattatatgtatatgggatatgggaaaaggttaaggcgttatatgcgcaccactacctgatcagctggtatatgtttatgattttgcccacaatgaccgagatgatatgatgggatgccctcagaggcttgatgatgttatgtacacctatacctatacATGATACGAtatttacacgcacgtgcatgacattataaatgtttcaggatttacaaagttatttagactcatAGGTGAAATTCTTTaccccatgtttcatctatgtcttttatgtacttattttcatgctttacatactcagtacattattcgcactgacgtccctttttttctggggatgctgcgttttatgcccgcatgtgcaggtagacaggctgacggtcccccttcttaggatccttgatcagcgagagttggtgtgctccatttgatctggagctgctttGAGTTTTAGTACGATGTGTTTGCATACAtatatgggtacgacggggccatatatatatatacatatatatgggtatgacggatacagttgtacactctaatagaggtctgtagacagtcatgtatagttagatagtatgtggccttgtcggctagCCTGGGACTTCAAAGATACCTAAGTACTATttagccatatatatatatatgtcttttgggcatgttttctcacgtaggttgttcatatgaattagtagtttatttccagactttatgcatgacctacacttatttcatatttatatcttagatgaattcttaggggtgttcgataggtaaAACTCGGACACTCGTCACAgctcatcggtttgggtcgtgacaactaaaaatattcaataacaaagataataaaatccataaagaaaatattactaactaataagccataataagaattaacataatctaaaagtaccaTATAGGTCATGCTAACATAATTAcagctaataagtactattaattacataactaagcacaaaaaaaaaagataaactaaattatgcattttcattataaaccaatacaaaactagaaaaaaaaatagatatccaacactattgtcatttctagtgttgaattgaatttcttttgttagcattagtattgaacTATTAATTTGAAGTTTATTTGAATTACAACCTTTATGagttataaaatttattggacCATTCAAGAATGataagtccaaacttgaaataatatgtttaaagataaaactgtgaaaaagtttaagaaatatttataaattacattacaataaatatttatatgtataaaatatttttaaaaattatataaatgtactatcgggttggtttggtttcggtttgactttttttagttaaaaccaaaccaaaccaattatggtcgggttttatttttcaataccaaatcaaatcaaatcaaaccacatagggttttttttttcccggtttgactcgaattatcggttTTGTGTGATTTTAGGGGCAGAGCTACAATAGTGGGTGCGGGCGAACCCAGTGACTTTTTCCCGAACcctttatttatattaaaaaattcactatttaaataaaaagatCTCATGCCGAACCCAGTAACAAAAGGCAACTAGGTTCAATGGTAAGGGCTCTGGGTTCTCATGGAAGACATGCAGGTTCGAATCCCTTTAAAAGCAACGAATTTTATTGTGCTTTTAccacatttcttttctttttttcataaaaaataacaCAAGCTTTAGGTTGCAGTCctttcttaatatttataacCCACACACTTCAAATCCTAGCTCTGGCTCTGTATGGTTTATCCATTTTCTTTGTACACTCTTAATCAGAGTTATCCAATACTTGTTCTCGTAGGACGTAGGTACTCGATAAAATAATTAAGGTGCTCAGAACCTAGCCTAGCATTAATAAGGAACAAGTCTTATTTTGTAATGATGGCTAATAGTGTTTCTCGTTCATCTTTTTTGGTtctagtattattattattttaaattttaaacataAGGGATTAGGAATAAAGAAACTTCGGTTGAGTAAGGAGCATTTCTTTATATATGAATTTTACGCAATGCAAGTTCGATACTAAATGATTAATGAAATATCTAAAATTAGTTTGTCCTTTGATGAAAGTGAAAAGCAGTAACTATTCCAAGTGAAAAACATATATCTTTAAAACGAGCAATGGATCAGAGTGTCTTCGAAGGAAAAAATAATCAACCAAGTTTTTGCAACTTAAGATCATTAGGTTTTTGTCAATTATAAAGAGAAAtttagttttaatggaaaaacgAAAATTAAATAAGAGGATGATCTTTAATTTTcgtttttccattaaaactaaaTTTCTCTTTATAATTGACAAAAACCTAATGATCTTAAGTTGCAAAAACTTGGTTGATTTCGAAGACACTCTGATCCATTGCCTGTTCTAAAGATATGCTTTTCACTTGGAATGGTTAGTATGATTATTATTTGCTATCAGTGCTTCTTCCATCTTTTTTTAGTCGAgggagggtctatcagaaacagtctctctgtccttccagggtaggggtaaggctgcgtacatcctaccctccctagatcccacttgtggaattacactgggcgattgtttttgttattgtactttacTAAGGAAGATGTCCGAAATTTAAAATCATGAGGGGGCAAAACAGGGCAATGCATAACAATGTACAAAGCTTCAATTGTTCAAATATGAAGTAGAAGATGCCAGTTATCAGGGACTACGAGAAATAAGGGGTTCAAATTTCAGCCAAGACGATAATGGTATGCCCTCTCTTCCTATTGTCTAAGGCTTATTTACAGAGCTACTCGATAATTATGTTGGTGGGAGATAACAAGAACCCGATAAAATAATCGAGGTACGCCACAACATGGCCAAGACATCAAAATGGCATACACCAAGGACAAATCTAATATATTTTGGTTCCTGCGTCTTTCTATACCAAGTTAACAAATATACCATACTCTAGCATTATGTGTGTTGAGTTCCCACATCGGTGGGATTTGAGGTCCTTGTTCTCTTTATATGGTCTTGGGCAATCCTCACTTCATAAGCTAGTTTTTgtggttgagttaggcccaaagTCAATTTATCATGGTATTAGAGGGAGGCTCATCCCAATGATTGTTACCGATGTTGGGTCCCCATTTATGTTATCCGCACTCCAGTTTgcagctagcttttggggttgaatTAGGCCCAAGTCCATTTATGAATGTGAAAGAGCCTCAAAAGAAGGACAAAACAACAAACGCAAATCCCACAAATAagtgaaaatagcacgggttagccaattttcggactggtaattaaaaaatagtcatcgtttgcaaagtcattaaaaaatagccactattttgctgcaacacaaaAAAATTCcgacataatatactggagattgatgcACCTATGTATAATCTTCCAGCACTCTaacacgcgaaaagttccagcataatatattggagattggagcacctatgtatgaacttccaacatattatgctggaagtccaaTATATTATGATGGATTATTTTTCGAATTTCGAACATTATTTTCGTtcatatttatctttacatgaaaagtgactaaatttcgattactattgaaactgtgactatttttcaattaccacttgtaaatctggctatttttgaatttcaccctaCAAATAGTAGCACAGACCCAATAACTCATGCCATAAAATGTCTGGAGAAGTTACAAGGCAATGTTACATTAACAGGCCAAGGCATAATAAAACATAAATGAATATAGTTCTTCCTCGGCTAGGATAAAATTTTATCATGAAAATATGATACATCAACATCTCCAACTACTTTAAATAGTGCAGGTGTATTCACGCTGTTTTATGAAGACATCCAGCTTCAACTTAGCACTGGAATCAACGACATCTGTTGGGACTAGAAGGAACTTCTTCAGAGGAAGATTTTGTGAAAATTTCGGCATGCTCTCTGCAACAGATTCTAGTTTAAAAGAGCTCTCCCCATTCGATACTACAAGCTCATAAGGGAACCTTCTCTCTTCTGAGGTTGGTTCAATACAGATAATATTGACAGCACTTCCAAGACGGTAACTAATATGATTGATGATAAAAATTACACCTTCAGTTCTCTCTTGAAGATATTTGCAAGTATGATGATATTCTACATAAATGGGATGGTGAGCGTTGAAAACGAtttgctccaccaaagaaccatgATTGACACGAAAATGAGCATATACCTTTGTTGAAGTAGCCGTAAAGTCGCAGCAAGGACATGAACAAGGGACATAGGTGCATGCATTTTCATGGTCAGTTTTCTTACCATAACTCAGAATCTCCTTGCAACCATAGCTCTTGTTCATGCATGATACTTTCACAGATTCTAGAACCTTCTCAATAGCTCGACAACGGTTATATCCAATTGGCCAACAACATGATGGACATTTATTAGCAATCTTGATGCAGCAAGAGGCACATGCTATGTGCCCATTCTCACACTATATTTAAGTCCAGAAAGGGAAACGAAATGTCAGAAAATATTCTTAGTAAGCAATTTGAATATTTGCAGATGCCAGCTCTACTGTTAAACTAAAAGATTTCTAAAAGTACACAGCTCtagaaaaaagggggaaaaaagaAGCATTTTGTATTAGCAATTGATACAACCGTAAAGTCATGGTCTTAATTTGTTGTTAGGTTCAAAAGGCTCTATACATGCACTTAAACTTCAATAGTTAGCCTTTCCTGTTAGCTTTTGTGACATCCCTAGAGTCGTGGCCTTATTCTTGCTTAGTTCAAAAGGCTCGATAATTTCTTTTAGACAGGCTCATGCATTAAAATTCCATAAGCTGTTGCATTAACCACAAATTGAACACCTTAAGTTATATTCTACCTAAGACTAAAAACTGTGTATTGCTGTTCTGCAACTCTTAGACAAAACAGTCAGGAATTAACCACCCTGGCAGGGAACAGGGCAGAGATTTCTGAATCAGAATCTCAGTCCTTTGTATGCCTTTCATTGCAGTAACTACATTTAAAATCCGGACTTATCAGTCGGCTAAAgataagttataaaaacaggccTAGGTACATTACTTCTATCACCATATATCTCCAACAAAAGAATACTAACAGTTACAGACTTCAAACACTTTGCTTACTGGATTTCACAGTTTAGCTGCCTTGAATTTCTAAAGAAGCACCAACGGATCCACATAATCTGTAAGAAATTAAGATAAACCAAGTTCTTGATCTTTTTCTTAAGAAATACTGAAGTGTAACCTGCTTTGACTGGATTTCTGTTATCAATAAGAGTTGATATTTCTAGAGTAAAAACTCCAGCACCGCCAAATCATTTGCAAGAACAGAGCTTCATGATAAAGTAACTTAACCCTAGACTTACAAAAATGAACAATGTATTTGGGATTGTATTGCAAGGGGTAATGGAGAGGCAAACATATTTCCATGGAGGAGAAACAACTTTTGAGGTACATGCTAGTAGAAAGAGGAAGGAGACCAACTAGCAGAATCAAGGTAGTTGAAGACAATCTGAGATGGATTTGTGAATGCTTTCAAGCATGTGCAGTAGGACAATAGAGCCTATGCAGAAAATTGGGTAGAAAAGTGAAAATATACCTAGTGATTCATAACTTTAATATTTTTGACAGATATGTCTGAACTGAATCCTCGTGAGTGAGAACAGAACAGCCGTGATCATTCTGGAAATTGACACAAATATGGGTTACTTGGATGGATTCTGCCAGTAAAATCACGAGTGTTTTGGAAAAATCTACTGGGGAAAGGAATCGTGTAGAACAAACGCCTCCCATAAGACCTACGGAGAGGCAGCTACTATTCAAAAATAGCCGGAGAAGGAGATCAGAGTGCTCCACAGTGGCGGGGATACCGCGGCGGAAAGAAAAGAGCACCTAGCAAATGTTTGGCATGGCACTTAACGACCACTTTGGTACGTTTCCCATATCCCACAGAGATTCAAAAGTGGTTTCAACGCCAAAGGAAGACCCCAACAGACATAAGTAATGGAGAATGCAACTTAGTTTATATTTATTTGAGATTCCATCAAAAGTTGAGGCTGTACACATTAAAGTAGAGGAATGGTTTCAGAAAGCCAGAAGACTATCCCTAGAGAATGGTGGCCGCAACTAACAGAAACCTCCAACTCCAAGGGAGGACAAAACTTGGAAAATAGATGAATTAGAGCACCGCATCCTGCTGTATTTCTGTTCAGATGAAATTCTGAGTGTTTTAAAGATAGATGGGGTGGATTAGTCGGAATAAAtgtggaaagaagaagaagaagaaccccaTTATTGACGGCCTGCACTTGTATTGTCTAATCAGAGAGGAACCCGCTTGATAAGCTTGAAATCAAAGGCCAATTAGCCATGCAATGCAAAAGAATTTAACCTGCCACAGATACTGGTTGAACCTGCCTGCCGGCAGTCAGTAATCTACCTACTTTTAAGCGTGTTTTATACTCCATCACATACCATTGCTGCCTCTAACTTGAAAGAAACAAAGACCTATACTTGCGAGTTAAACTCAATTTGAATGAAATTTCATAACTTTGAACCACATATATCCCACAAGATGAGATAATCACTGAAGCAGTCATCCTTCTGTCAGCAATTCTCCCAACTAAATGTTTTCAAAAGGTTCAGTTTTTCTATGCTTTGTCACTGTAATGCACTTTTTTCTGTGCAGTGCCTTTTCAGTGCAATACTATGTTAACCATTTCTCAATTGAGTCATTTCAACAGGTAACTTTTACACCTCTTTTAGAACAATGAATCAATTGTGCCTCAATTCCAAATCAGCGCGGTCAGCTTGTAAATATCATTATCAATTTTGCTCTATAAAATTATCACATAATCCGAATAGATTTGCATTGTCAATCAAATAGAGAAATCTAGTTTTTTTTACTTACTTTCCGACTAACAATAGACATGGTCCGGTCTGTCTATTTTTGAGAGAAGATTTTATACCCCTACCTGCCTATGAAGAACGTCAAGTCTATTGGGAAAGGATATGGTGGTAAGACCAGCAGTTTTGTCTAGAACCCGACATCCCTTTATTCAAATTTAAttccaacaaatacaacaacaacaaatccaatATAATACCACATAGTGGGgcctgggaagggtagtgtgtacgcagccttacccgtACCTTGTGGAGATAGAGAGGTTAATTccaacaaataaaatagaaaactTTTGAGTACTCTACTTTCATAAACCCCTTAACTCTTAATAATTAAAGGAATACCTTGAAACTAGATTCTCTCTGTACGCTATCTATGCTAATCATCTTAGTTTCCTTCAATTAAATCGATAAGCTTTTGATTGATTCAGGGTGGCGAGAGGCTTTCTTCATGAAAAAGCTCGTCCTTGTCAATTTAGGATTGTCTTTCATTCtgcttttacttattttttaaaaatctcTCATTTTGATTGGCTTTAGTGGTTTGCACCCACTTCTAAGTAGGCGAAATGTACAAACAGTAGCGGAGAACGAGCCAAATTTAGAAATGAAAGTGAGGGAGTAAGGAAAAAATTCTGAGCAAGTCCATTTCCTTCCCAAATTTTTTAAGGCAAATTAAGGATTCTCTAGATCTCAcaattatcatatatatatacagaAATAAAGGATAATAGTAATGGATAAGGTAAAGAAGATAGACCTGAAAGACAGGAGTACTGAGAGGTTCAAGGCAGATTGGGCAATCCAACACATCCGGATCCGACAACGTAACGGGAATTGACCCGTTTCCTCTAGAACCCTCCAAATCACGATCCGGATTCAATACTGCCACAGTATTATTAGATCTATTTAAACCAGGATCCGGATTTCCCTCGGATTCGGGTTCCGATTCCGGGTTccaatcctcctcttcttcttcttgctctTCATCTGTTACAAAatcctcctcttcctcctcctcttcttcaaCGACCGTTTCTTCAATTTCACAACGGCGTTCTGGttcttgttgctgttgttgttgttcttgttgacGATTAACGGCGTTACAGGAGAAAGTGCCGCCGTAAGTTCTCCGTTTTTTAGGAACGGGTCTGCTACTGGGTCCTTCTTCGTTATTATCATCTTCTTCTCTTCCCAATGAAAATCTCaccattttttcttcttctttttctgacCTAATTTGGCAACAAGATAATGGCCTATGGTTCACTCGTttcattttgtttattttgaggtaAAACGAGTTAACTCAGCTCTACTTGCTCACTCACTAGGTTTTCcgttttctttttttattgttaATTTCGCCTAATTATATTTAGGGATCTTATATTTATACTTTAGCTTTTTTACTATAGAAAAgg comes from the Nicotiana tabacum cultivar K326 chromosome 14, ASM71507v2, whole genome shotgun sequence genome and includes:
- the LOC107810964 gene encoding E3 ubiquitin-protein ligase SINA-like 7 gives rise to the protein MKRVNHRPLSCCQIRSEKEEEKMVRFSLGREEDDNNEEGPSSRPVPKKRRTYGGTFSCNAVNRQQEQQQQQQEPERRCEIEETVVEEEEEEEEDFVTDEEQEEEEEDWNPESEPESEGNPDPGLNRSNNTVAVLNPDRDLEGSRGNGSIPVTLSDPDVLDCPICLEPLSTPVFQCENGHIACASCCIKIANKCPSCCWPIGYNRCRAIEKVLESVKVSCMNKSYGCKEILSYGKKTDHENACTYVPCSCPCCDFTATSTKVYAHFRVNHGSLVEQIVFNAHHPIYVEYHHTCKYLQERTEGVIFIINHISYRLGSAVNIICIEPTSEERRFPYELVVSNGESSFKLESVAESMPKFSQNLPLKKFLLVPTDVVDSSAKLKLDVFIKQREYTCTI